A stretch of the Prochlorococcus marinus str. MIT 0918 genome encodes the following:
- a CDS encoding FAD-binding protein has translation MSISNKNYNFPNNLAQDQKIAGIYHEINSELLKLLQNDTISPKPLMVCGGGTSSRCTSEGHWTIDLRKNYQQLEFDKKNNEVVIESGINMEKLLKSLIEFNRSFPIGLSGITGIGYILTGGISPLSRKYGLAIDQILEISGYWGNGDKFHLYKPDLLSNESHILQWKALCGAAPFFAIITKIRLKTQKLNPLTIWETSLSPIQLAEIIEKAEEWPKSASLHWIWGNKIKCYGTYECDEKDKSNDLNKIINEIPKGGDFLISKIPNLLNLPQLNSHGNQLFNQRSYSEVIGLLGPSISTNSYDLIKRIKSLMKDRQNEYSYIAAQQLGGATTHEENNLSSFIHRDAIWKPWISGSWNSRDKKGQEQSLKWMEQVWDELYTYFPGVHLAQIHPHLSWHKKEIKAAFKNWLPKLQQLKSKYDPKGNLPPL, from the coding sequence GTGAGCATTTCTAATAAAAACTATAACTTCCCCAATAATCTTGCACAAGATCAGAAAATTGCGGGTATATATCACGAAATTAATTCAGAATTATTGAAGCTACTTCAAAATGACACCATATCTCCTAAACCTCTCATGGTATGCGGAGGGGGGACTTCCAGTAGATGTACTAGTGAAGGACATTGGACAATAGATTTGCGTAAAAATTATCAACAGCTTGAATTTGATAAAAAAAATAATGAGGTTGTTATAGAGTCAGGGATCAATATGGAAAAGCTCTTAAAGAGCTTAATAGAATTTAATCGTTCTTTCCCTATAGGGTTATCAGGTATAACAGGAATTGGATATATTTTAACCGGAGGTATTAGTCCTTTAAGTAGAAAATATGGCTTAGCAATTGATCAAATATTAGAAATAAGTGGTTACTGGGGAAATGGCGATAAATTTCACTTATACAAGCCAGATTTATTATCAAATGAGAGCCATATTCTCCAGTGGAAAGCACTATGCGGAGCTGCCCCATTTTTTGCAATAATTACAAAAATAAGGCTAAAGACACAAAAACTAAATCCATTAACTATATGGGAAACATCTCTAAGTCCAATTCAGCTAGCAGAAATAATAGAGAAAGCAGAAGAATGGCCGAAATCAGCAAGTCTTCATTGGATCTGGGGTAATAAAATTAAATGCTATGGTACTTATGAATGTGATGAAAAAGATAAATCTAATGATCTTAATAAAATTATTAACGAAATACCTAAAGGAGGAGATTTTTTAATCTCTAAAATTCCTAACTTACTTAACTTACCTCAACTTAATTCACATGGGAATCAATTATTTAATCAAAGAAGCTATTCAGAAGTCATTGGTCTTCTTGGCCCATCAATAAGTACAAATTCATATGATTTAATTAAAAGAATCAAATCTCTAATGAAAGATAGACAAAATGAATATTCATATATTGCAGCACAGCAACTTGGGGGAGCAACTACACATGAAGAAAATAACCTAAGCTCTTTCATTCATCGTGATGCAATATGGAAGCCTTGGATTTCGGGGTCATGGAATTCTAGAGATAAAAAAGGTCAAGAGCAAAGTCTTAAATGGATGGAACAAGTCTGGGATGAACTTTATACTTATTTCCCTGGTGTCCATTTAGCACAAATACACCCTCACTTAAGTTGGCATAAAAAAGAAATCAAAGCTGCCTTTAAAAATTGGCTGCCTAAACTACAGCAATTAAAATCAAAATATGATCCAAAAGGTAATTTGCCACCTCTTTGA
- a CDS encoding SulP family inorganic anion transporter, which yields MLSKSNSTFLQEWISNPRKDILSGLVVAFAMIPEAIAFSGIAGVDPQVGLFGAFILSITIAIVGGRLGMITSATGSTALLMTGLVATGNAQGDGLGLSYLIAAGLLTGVFQILWGYLRLAYQMRFVPTGVLSGFVNALALLIFQAQLPQMGLDFHHGEALANDHSQQILPIGLQIPIVWLLIILGLIIIYGLPRLTRLIPSQLVAILLLTVISIGLNLDIPTVKDLGQLPNGLPGFGLPFGSISDGKVPFNLETFGIVLPTALAISLVGLMETFLTQDILDEITDTNSNKNTEARGQGIANIASSLFGGMAGCALVGQSVMNTENGGKSRLSTFSSGIALLLMILVCKPWLERIPMAALVAVMITIAISTADINGLKNISKIPRSDTAVMLMTFSVTMLTTPHNLALGVIAGVALAGILFSRKVAKVIRVSVQEINNEEIIYEVIGQLFFVSKIYFMQGFDTHKHPKKITIDMSKAHIWDQSGVAALDQIIRKLTLGGSKVEVIGLNKESFDLFDRLGGQEPSHG from the coding sequence ATGCTAAGTAAATCAAATTCAACTTTTTTACAAGAATGGATTTCTAATCCTAGAAAGGATATTTTATCTGGTCTTGTAGTTGCTTTTGCAATGATTCCAGAAGCAATTGCTTTTTCTGGAATCGCAGGAGTAGATCCACAAGTTGGATTATTTGGTGCATTTATTCTTTCAATAACAATTGCTATTGTTGGAGGAAGATTAGGGATGATCACCTCCGCCACTGGATCAACGGCCCTTCTTATGACAGGCCTTGTGGCAACAGGTAACGCACAGGGCGATGGTCTAGGTCTTTCTTATTTAATTGCAGCTGGGTTATTAACAGGAGTTTTTCAAATTCTATGGGGTTATTTACGGTTGGCTTATCAAATGCGTTTTGTTCCAACTGGAGTACTGAGTGGTTTTGTAAATGCTTTAGCTTTATTAATTTTCCAAGCTCAGCTTCCACAAATGGGATTGGATTTTCATCATGGGGAAGCGTTGGCAAATGATCATTCTCAACAAATTCTTCCAATAGGTCTTCAAATACCTATTGTTTGGCTATTAATAATTTTAGGCCTAATAATTATATATGGTTTACCACGACTCACACGTTTAATACCTTCACAACTAGTAGCTATTCTTTTACTTACAGTAATATCAATAGGCTTAAATTTAGATATACCAACTGTAAAAGATCTGGGACAATTACCAAATGGACTCCCAGGTTTTGGCCTCCCATTTGGCTCAATCTCAGATGGGAAAGTACCCTTCAACCTTGAAACATTTGGAATAGTTCTACCAACTGCATTAGCAATATCATTGGTTGGTTTAATGGAGACTTTTCTTACTCAAGATATACTTGATGAAATTACAGATACAAACTCTAATAAGAATACTGAGGCAAGAGGACAAGGAATTGCAAATATAGCTTCCTCTTTATTTGGGGGTATGGCAGGCTGTGCATTAGTTGGTCAATCAGTAATGAATACTGAAAATGGAGGTAAATCAAGACTTTCTACTTTTTCTTCAGGGATAGCACTATTACTAATGATTTTAGTATGCAAGCCTTGGCTTGAAAGAATTCCTATGGCTGCACTAGTAGCAGTAATGATAACTATTGCCATCAGTACAGCTGATATTAATGGCTTAAAAAATATATCCAAAATACCTAGGAGCGATACTGCTGTAATGCTTATGACCTTTTCAGTGACAATGTTAACTACACCCCATAATCTAGCCCTAGGTGTAATAGCAGGCGTTGCATTAGCAGGCATTTTATTTAGCAGGAAAGTTGCAAAAGTAATAAGAGTTAGCGTTCAAGAAATAAATAACGAAGAAATAATATATGAAGTAATTGGGCAATTATTTTTCGTAAGTAAAATATATTTTATGCAGGGATTTGACACTCATAAACATCCTAAAAAAATAACTATAGATATGTCTAAAGCCCATATATGGGATCAAAGTGGGGTAGCTGCTTTAGACCAAATCATTAGAAAACTTACTCTAGGGGGTTCAAAAGTTGAAGTTATTGGCTTAAATAAGGAAAGCTTTGATCTTTTTGATAGGTTAGGAGGACAAGAACCTAGTCACGGATAA
- a CDS encoding alpha-ketoglutarate-dependent dioxygenase AlkB family protein has translation MNKVPFSKTQDWLCSRKANQLTHLLLEKLEWEQPKIKIYGKEYFVPRLTTFLADRGISYSYSGIKHIGKDWPNWFTPLLEKIQGYCKTEYNGCLINLYRNGNDCMGWHADNEEELDNQKSIASLSLGSTRDFLLSNRINKEKKSFSLSNGDLFIMEPECQFEWIHSIPRRKKVKDLRINLTFRCYK, from the coding sequence TTGAATAAAGTACCTTTTTCTAAGACTCAAGATTGGCTTTGCTCAAGAAAGGCCAATCAATTAACTCACTTGCTCTTAGAAAAATTAGAATGGGAACAACCTAAAATTAAAATTTATGGTAAAGAGTATTTTGTTCCACGATTAACTACTTTCTTAGCAGATAGAGGAATTTCTTATAGTTATAGTGGAATAAAACATATAGGAAAGGATTGGCCGAATTGGTTTACTCCTTTATTAGAAAAAATTCAAGGATATTGCAAGACAGAATATAATGGATGTTTAATTAATTTATACCGTAATGGTAATGATTGTATGGGCTGGCATGCAGATAATGAAGAAGAACTTGATAATCAAAAATCAATAGCATCTTTATCCCTAGGCTCAACAAGGGATTTCTTATTAAGCAATCGAATTAATAAAGAAAAAAAATCTTTTTCACTTTCAAACGGAGACCTATTTATTATGGAACCTGAATGTCAATTTGAATGGATTCATTCAATCCCAAGAAGAAAAAAGGTAAAAGATCTAAGGATTAACTTAACCTTTAGATGTTATAAGTAA
- a CDS encoding homoserine O-succinyltransferase — translation MALILPRGYHKISAVERNHISWIEPELAKRQDIRPLRIGILNIMPLGKQYEFNLLHPLGLSPLQIEPIWIRLNSHSYKTWDLSHLSKHYVSWEEAMSPSPLDGLIITGAPVEHLPFEEVKYWSELVDLINEARKSCASTLGLCWAGFALAYLAGVSKKVFQKKLFGVFPMNSLIPAHPIMGTQDDIFYCPQSRYAGLPDCEMEEAQRKGLLRLLSYGEKVGYTIFETTDQRQLMHLGHPEYNVARLLSEMERDKERGDVPPPENFNYKKPQTPWRSHRNLMFQQWLWFCYQRVSLNN, via the coding sequence ATGGCGCTAATCCTTCCACGTGGATATCACAAGATTTCTGCAGTGGAGAGAAATCATATCTCTTGGATTGAGCCTGAACTTGCAAAGAGACAAGATATTAGGCCTTTAAGAATTGGCATTTTAAATATTATGCCTTTAGGTAAACAATATGAATTTAATTTACTTCACCCATTAGGTCTTTCTCCTCTTCAAATTGAACCCATATGGATTAGATTAAATTCTCATAGTTATAAAACATGGGATTTATCACATTTATCTAAGCATTATGTCAGTTGGGAAGAGGCAATGTCCCCTTCTCCTTTAGATGGTTTGATTATTACAGGAGCACCAGTTGAACATTTACCATTTGAAGAAGTCAAATATTGGTCAGAGTTGGTTGATTTGATTAATGAGGCTCGAAAAAGTTGTGCAAGTACATTAGGTTTATGTTGGGCTGGCTTTGCTTTGGCCTATTTAGCAGGTGTTAGTAAGAAAGTTTTTCAGAAGAAATTATTCGGGGTGTTTCCAATGAATAGTCTTATTCCTGCTCATCCGATTATGGGGACCCAAGATGATATTTTTTATTGCCCACAAAGTAGATATGCAGGTCTTCCTGACTGTGAGATGGAAGAAGCTCAAAGAAAAGGTTTATTGAGACTACTTTCTTATGGTGAAAAAGTTGGATACACAATATTTGAAACAACTGATCAGCGGCAGCTTATGCATTTGGGACATCCTGAATATAATGTAGCAAGGCTACTTTCTGAAATGGAAAGAGATAAAGAAAGGGGAGATGTTCCTCCGCCAGAGAATTTTAATTATAAAAAACCTCAAACTCCCTGGAGATCCCATAGGAATTTAATGTTTCAGCAATGGCTTTGGTTTTGTTATCAAAGAGTAAGTTTAAATAATTAG
- a CDS encoding O-acetylhomoserine aminocarboxypropyltransferase/cysteine synthase family protein, with translation MKSHQFETLQLHAGQQPDPSTNSRAVPIYQTSSYVFNDAEHGANLFGLKEFGNIYTRLMNPTTDVFEKRVAALEGGVAALATASGQSAQFLAITNCMQAGDNFVSTSYLYGGTYNQFKVQFPRLGINVKFADGDEIDSFASQIDSNTKAIYVESMGNPRFNIPDFAALSNLAKSRNIPLIVDNTLGAAGALIRPLDYGADVLVESATKWIGGHGTSLGGVIVDGGTFNWGNGKFPLMSQPSAAYHGLVHWDAFGFDSDICKMLGVPQDRNIAFALRARLECLRDWGPALSPFNSFLLLQGLETLSLRIERHSSNAMELANWLNDHPKILSVNFPGLTSDPYHQRAKQYLTERGMGCMLMFSLKGGFDDAVTFINSLELASHLANVGDSKTLVIHPASTTHQQLSPEEQQSAGVTPTMVRVSVGLEHIDDIKSDFSKALDQIT, from the coding sequence TTGAAATCTCATCAATTCGAAACATTGCAGTTGCATGCTGGCCAGCAACCTGATCCTTCAACCAATTCAAGAGCTGTTCCTATTTATCAGACAAGCTCATATGTTTTTAATGATGCTGAACATGGTGCAAATTTATTTGGCTTAAAAGAATTTGGGAATATATATACCCGTCTAATGAATCCCACGACGGATGTTTTTGAAAAAAGAGTTGCAGCTCTTGAGGGAGGGGTGGCAGCTCTTGCTACAGCTTCAGGACAATCAGCACAATTTTTGGCAATTACAAATTGTATGCAAGCAGGAGATAATTTTGTTTCAACTTCATATCTTTATGGTGGAACTTATAATCAATTCAAGGTTCAGTTCCCGAGATTAGGAATAAATGTAAAATTTGCAGATGGTGATGAGATTGATAGTTTTGCATCTCAAATAGATTCGAATACAAAGGCTATTTATGTTGAATCAATGGGTAATCCAAGGTTTAACATTCCAGATTTCGCGGCACTTTCTAATTTGGCAAAATCTAGAAATATACCATTAATAGTTGATAATACTCTTGGTGCCGCTGGAGCTTTAATAAGGCCTTTGGATTATGGAGCTGATGTTTTAGTGGAAAGTGCCACGAAATGGATTGGTGGACATGGAACAAGTTTAGGCGGAGTTATTGTTGACGGTGGAACTTTTAATTGGGGTAATGGTAAGTTTCCATTAATGTCTCAGCCAAGTGCTGCATATCATGGGTTAGTTCATTGGGATGCTTTTGGTTTTGATAGTGATATATGCAAAATGTTAGGTGTCCCTCAGGATCGAAATATTGCATTTGCATTAAGGGCTCGGCTTGAGTGTTTAAGAGATTGGGGCCCCGCTTTAAGTCCTTTTAATTCTTTTTTATTATTGCAAGGTTTAGAAACATTGAGCTTGCGAATAGAAAGGCATTCTTCTAATGCTATGGAATTAGCTAATTGGTTGAATGATCATCCTAAAATTTTAAGTGTTAATTTCCCTGGGTTAACATCAGATCCTTATCACCAAAGAGCAAAACAATATTTGACGGAAAGAGGTATGGGATGCATGCTCATGTTTTCCTTGAAAGGAGGATTTGATGATGCAGTTACTTTTATTAATTCATTAGAATTAGCGAGTCATTTGGCTAATGTTGGAGATTCAAAGACATTGGTGATTCATCCAGCATCTACTACTCATCAACAACTTTCACCAGAAGAACAACAATCTGCCGGTGTTACTCCTACAATGGTAAGAGTATCAGTAGGTTTAGAGCATATAGATGATATTAAATCAGACTTTTCAAAAGCCTTGGATCAAATTACTTAA